A region of Desulfobacterales bacterium DNA encodes the following proteins:
- the grpE gene encoding nucleotide exchange factor GrpE, with the protein MPTEYDVNNSNDFDNTQDNSGDEIEIIEGQVDESSNPVKELEEKLRKAETEAKDNYDRLLRVSAEFENYKKRSLREFTDFRKYAYETLVKELLPIIDNLERALISSQKDGTDINVLIAGVNLTLKELFKVFERFNITQFDSVGKPFDPNFHEAVSRIPTNEYPENTVVQELHKGYMINEKLLRPSMVVVSAPLS; encoded by the coding sequence ATGCCGACAGAATATGATGTAAATAATAGTAATGATTTTGATAATACACAAGACAATTCTGGTGATGAGATAGAAATCATAGAAGGTCAGGTGGACGAAAGTTCTAACCCTGTTAAGGAATTAGAAGAAAAGCTTAGAAAGGCTGAAACAGAAGCAAAAGATAATTATGATCGTCTTTTAAGGGTTTCAGCAGAATTTGAAAATTATAAAAAACGTTCTTTGCGTGAATTTACTGATTTTAGAAAATATGCTTATGAAACATTAGTAAAAGAATTACTTCCAATAATTGATAATCTTGAAAGGGCTCTGATATCATCTCAAAAAGATGGGACCGACATTAACGTCCTTATTGCAGGAGTAAATTTAACATTAAAAGAACTGTTTAAAGTTTTTGAAAGGTTTAACATCACACAATTTGATTCTGTTGGAAAACCTTTTGATCCAAATTTTCATGAAGCTGTTTCAAGAATCCCTACGAATGAATACCCTGAAAATACAGTAGTTCAGGAATTACACAAAGGGTATATGATAAATGAAAAATTACTTAGACCTTCTATGGTTGTAGTATCTGCACCATTAAGTTAA
- a CDS encoding bifunctional riboflavin kinase/FAD synthetase: MELIEEIKQIRKPYKNSVITIGNFDGVHKGHQALFKEAINKASSIGGTSLAVTFDPHPLKILRPDKTPPLITLYEQKVELIAQTGLDVLICIKFTKEFSEVTAKEFLEDILIKRLGMKAIIVGNDYHFGKNREGNIDFLQSFSKIFNFELIIPSWINVAQNKPDRISSTRIRDFVSNGNIEESKNLLGRYYQIRGFVEEGRKRGKELLGIPTANIRLSDELCPKIGVYAVIVELDGNKYKGVANIGYSPTFTDNVFTVEVHILDFDKDIYGKKIYVNFVSQLREEKKFTSLSDLSAQIKKDIQSANELLSL; encoded by the coding sequence ATGGAATTAATCGAAGAAATTAAACAAATAAGAAAACCATATAAGAATTCAGTTATAACAATAGGAAATTTTGATGGTGTTCATAAAGGACATCAGGCTTTATTCAAAGAAGCAATAAATAAAGCATCATCCATTGGTGGTACTTCTTTAGCTGTAACTTTTGATCCTCACCCTTTAAAGATATTAAGGCCTGATAAAACCCCCCCTCTTATAACTTTATATGAGCAAAAAGTAGAATTAATAGCCCAAACAGGATTAGATGTTCTTATTTGCATTAAATTTACTAAGGAATTTTCTGAAGTAACTGCAAAAGAATTTTTAGAAGATATTCTTATTAAGCGTTTAGGTATGAAGGCTATTATTGTTGGTAATGACTATCATTTTGGAAAAAACAGGGAAGGAAATATAGATTTTTTACAATCATTTTCTAAAATTTTTAATTTTGAACTAATAATCCCTTCTTGGATAAACGTTGCTCAAAATAAGCCCGACAGAATCAGTAGCACAAGAATAAGGGATTTTGTATCTAATGGAAATATAGAAGAAAGCAAAAATCTATTAGGCAGATATTATCAAATCAGAGGTTTTGTTGAAGAAGGCCGGAAAAGAGGTAAAGAGCTTTTAGGTATTCCGACTGCCAATATACGCCTTAGCGATGAGCTTTGTCCTAAAATAGGGGTTTATGCTGTTATTGTAGAATTAGATGGCAATAAATATAAGGGAGTTGCAAATATTGGTTATAGCCCTACCTTTACCGATAATGTATTCACTGTTGAAGTCCATATATTAGACTTTGACAAAGATATTTATGGGAAAAAAATTTACGTTAATTTTGTAAGCCAACTTAGGGAAGAAAAAAAGTTTACAAGCCTATCTGATTTATCCGCTCAAATAAAAAAAGACATCCAGTCCGCGAATGAGCTTTTATCGTTATGA
- the def gene encoding peptide deformylase, with translation MSILNILTYPNDILAIPTKPVTDINEGIINAISDMGETMYYSNGVGLAAIQAGIRYSMIVYDETEERDQRNFKELINPRIIKGEGEVLSKDEGCLSVPDFRADVKRFSAVQVEGFSKEGKPIKIDAEGLLAIIMQHEIDHLNGILFIDRIGMLKREMYKKKIKRLLKKQANKS, from the coding sequence TTGTCTATTCTTAATATACTTACTTATCCAAACGATATTTTAGCTATACCGACAAAGCCGGTTACAGATATCAATGAAGGAATTATAAATGCTATATCTGATATGGGTGAAACCATGTATTATTCTAATGGAGTAGGCCTTGCGGCTATACAAGCTGGAATAAGGTATAGCATGATTGTTTATGATGAAACTGAAGAGCGTGATCAAAGAAATTTCAAGGAGCTTATAAATCCAAGAATAATCAAGGGAGAAGGCGAAGTTCTTTCAAAAGATGAAGGATGTTTAAGCGTCCCTGATTTTAGAGCAGATGTAAAAAGATTTTCAGCTGTTCAGGTAGAAGGATTTAGTAAAGAGGGGAAGCCTATAAAAATTGATGCAGAAGGATTACTTGCAATCATCATGCAGCATGAAATTGACCATTTAAATGGAATATTATTCATAGATAGAATCGGTATGTTAAAACGAGAAATGTATAAAAAAAAAATTAAACGGTTATTAAAAAAACAAGCTAACAAGTCATGA
- a CDS encoding methionyl-tRNA formyltransferase: protein MKKIENIIFMGTPEFSVPILEALYNQGYNIQLVVTQPDKPKGRGKKIVPTPVKEKAIELGLAVVQPLSINKEEFINEIKKLDPDVFVVVAFGHILTKKLLDIPSFGSINIHASLLPKYRGPAPIQWAIINGDLETGITTMMMDEGLDTGDILLVEKTAISPDDNAETLFTKLSLIGADIIVKTLKGLESNDITPIKQNYALSSYAPILRKKDGRINWKQPANVIESFIRGMNPWPGAFSFYGEKRLKFFKSIPLNIDSKNTSGTIIKVSSNELIISANESALSILEIQGDSGKRMGIKDFLRGANLKEGVILSD from the coding sequence ATGAAAAAAATAGAAAACATAATTTTTATGGGAACTCCTGAGTTTTCAGTGCCTATTTTAGAAGCTTTATATAATCAAGGCTATAACATACAGCTCGTTGTAACTCAGCCAGATAAACCTAAAGGAAGAGGTAAGAAAATCGTTCCTACTCCTGTTAAAGAAAAAGCTATAGAATTAGGATTAGCAGTTGTTCAACCTCTATCTATAAACAAAGAAGAATTTATAAATGAAATCAAAAAACTTGATCCAGACGTTTTTGTAGTTGTTGCATTTGGCCATATTCTTACTAAAAAGCTTCTCGATATTCCTTCTTTTGGTTCTATAAATATTCATGCTTCTTTGCTGCCTAAATACAGGGGACCTGCTCCTATCCAATGGGCAATCATTAATGGAGATCTTGAAACAGGCATAACTACAATGATGATGGATGAAGGACTTGATACTGGAGATATTCTTTTAGTTGAAAAAACAGCTATAAGTCCTGACGATAATGCTGAAACGCTCTTTACAAAACTTTCCCTAATCGGAGCGGACATTATTGTTAAAACATTAAAAGGTCTTGAATCAAACGATATAACACCTATAAAGCAAAACTATGCTTTATCTTCTTACGCACCTATTCTTAGAAAAAAAGATGGGCGTATTAATTGGAAACAGCCTGCTAACGTCATAGAATCTTTTATACGAGGTATGAATCCTTGGCCTGGAGCATTTTCATTTTACGGTGAAAAGCGTTTAAAATTTTTTAAATCTATACCTTTAAACATCGATTCTAAAAATACGTCTGGAACAATAATTAAAGTATCTTCAAATGAGCTTATAATTTCAGCTAATGAAAGCGCTCTTTCAATATTAGAAATTCAAGGAGATTCCGGAAAACGTATGGGAATAAAAGATTTTTTAAGGGGGGCGAATTTAAAAGAAGGGGTGATATTATCTGACTAA
- the queD gene encoding 6-carboxytetrahydropterin synthase QueD — translation MFELKVINQFAAAHRLKMVEKKCENLHGHNWKVEVSIIGEKLNEGGVLLDFGEIKEHLGEIINTLDHSYLNEFDDLKGKEPSSENIAYYIANKLQNKIKNIDVKNDVRVFKVEVWESDNASASYII, via the coding sequence ATGTTTGAATTGAAAGTAATAAACCAGTTTGCTGCTGCCCATAGGCTCAAAATGGTAGAAAAAAAATGTGAAAATCTCCATGGGCATAATTGGAAAGTAGAAGTATCAATTATTGGAGAAAAATTAAATGAAGGCGGAGTTCTTCTTGATTTTGGAGAAATAAAAGAACATCTTGGTGAAATTATAAATACTTTAGATCATTCGTATCTAAATGAATTTGATGATCTTAAAGGCAAAGAGCCTTCTTCTGAAAATATAGCCTACTATATTGCAAATAAGCTTCAAAACAAAATAAAAAATATCGATGTTAAAAACGATGTAAGGGTTTTTAAAGTTGAAGTATGGGAATCTGACAATGCTTCTGCATCTTATATAATTTAG
- a CDS encoding flippase-like domain-containing protein, whose protein sequence is MKKKLFLSLIIGILISVAALFFAFKNVPFYELSKYIGKINYFWIFPAFLVSIVCLIFRAIRWQIILIPSKKIDFWNAYHPLTIGFMVNCILPGRLGEAVRPAYIKKKNSVPFSTGIATIAAERIFDLIFIILFFVFIVKNIQIDPNLEIKFGNYNLNKETLNSIGWGMLNLLIFIVFTVITISFAKTRNLIKKVIKAFPSIFFFSAFLKNKSNKWISLPFLIIVENIAKGFALVKHPSLIFYCAILSIIIWFLNAASFYLVAFGCPGININFFDMFLVMVIICFFIALPSVPGYWGLWEAGGIFALSLFGINVADAAGFTLVNHVVQIFFLMFTGIISIIATGTNISQISTVDEPNIENL, encoded by the coding sequence ATGAAAAAAAAATTATTTCTCTCTTTAATCATCGGAATTTTAATTTCCGTTGCAGCCTTATTTTTTGCTTTTAAAAATGTTCCTTTCTATGAACTTAGTAAATATATAGGTAAAATTAATTATTTTTGGATATTTCCGGCGTTTCTTGTAAGTATAGTATGCCTTATTTTCAGAGCGATACGATGGCAAATAATACTTATTCCTTCAAAAAAAATTGATTTTTGGAATGCGTATCATCCTTTAACTATAGGTTTTATGGTGAACTGTATTTTACCTGGAAGGTTAGGAGAAGCTGTAAGACCGGCTTATATAAAAAAAAAAAATTCTGTCCCTTTCAGTACCGGCATTGCAACTATAGCTGCAGAACGCATATTTGATCTTATATTCATTATTTTATTTTTCGTATTTATAGTAAAAAATATACAGATTGATCCAAATCTTGAAATAAAATTTGGAAACTATAACTTAAACAAAGAAACTTTAAATTCAATAGGATGGGGTATGCTCAACCTGCTTATTTTTATTGTTTTTACAGTAATAACGATTTCCTTTGCAAAAACAAGAAACCTGATAAAAAAAGTTATCAAAGCTTTTCCATCAATATTTTTCTTTTCCGCTTTTTTAAAGAACAAATCCAACAAATGGATTAGCTTGCCATTTCTTATCATTGTTGAAAACATAGCCAAAGGTTTTGCCCTTGTAAAGCATCCATCTCTTATTTTTTATTGCGCTATACTTTCAATAATAATATGGTTTCTCAATGCTGCTTCATTTTATTTGGTTGCTTTTGGTTGCCCTGGCATAAACATTAATTTTTTCGATATGTTTCTTGTTATGGTAATAATATGCTTTTTTATAGCTCTACCTTCAGTTCCAGGATATTGGGGATTATGGGAGGCAGGTGGCATTTTTGCACTATCCCTTTTTGGTATAAATGTGGCAGATGCGGCAGGATTTACTCTTGTAAATCATGTTGTTCAAATATTTTTTTTGATGTTTACAGGTATTATATCAATAATAGCAACAGGCACAAATATTAGTCAAATATCAACAGTCGATGAGCCAAACATCGAAAATTTATAA
- the dnaK gene encoding molecular chaperone DnaK: MGKVIGIDLGTTNSCIAIMESGDPKVITNAEGGRTTPSIVAITNSGERLVGQIAKRQAITNPTNTIFAVKRLIGRKYSSGEVQRDIKILPYKIEESPNGDAGVNIQGKIYSPAEVSSFILANIKKSAEDYLGEPINDAVITVPAYFNDSQRQATKDAGKIAGFNVLRIINEPTAASLAYGMDKKKDEKIAVFDLGGGTFDISILEIGEGVFEVKSTNGDTHLGGEDFDFRIIEHIANEFKKESGIDVRNDKMALQRLKEAAEKAKMELSSSVETEINLPFITADASGPKHLNMKLTRSKLESLVAALIDKLEAPCRMALKDAGLNPSAIDEVVLVGGMTRMPAVQDRVKKIFGKEPHRGVNPDEVVAVGAAIQGAVLKGEVKDVLLLDVTPLSLGIETLGGVLTKLIEKNTTIPTRKSQIFSTAADNQTAVSIHVLQGEREMASDNKTLGRFELVGIPPAPRGVPQVEVAFDIDANGIVNVSAKDLATNREQSIKITASSGLSKEEINKLVKEAELHSEDDKKKKELVEARNHADSMIYSTEKSIKEIGDKVDAATKSKIESVIVNLKKEMEGDNSQEIKKLTEELMQASHKVAETMYQHASQQGGGQGQPGGGEGEPNTDDGTSGKDDDVVDADFEEVK, translated from the coding sequence ATGGGTAAAGTAATAGGAATAGATTTAGGAACAACAAATTCGTGTATTGCAATAATGGAAAGTGGAGATCCAAAAGTTATTACAAATGCTGAAGGAGGAAGAACTACGCCTTCAATCGTAGCTATAACAAACAGTGGAGAAAGGCTTGTTGGTCAAATTGCTAAAAGACAAGCGATAACTAACCCTACAAATACTATTTTTGCTGTTAAAAGACTTATAGGAAGAAAATATAGTAGCGGAGAAGTTCAAAGAGATATAAAAATTCTTCCATATAAAATAGAAGAATCTCCAAATGGGGATGCGGGTGTAAACATTCAGGGAAAAATATATAGTCCTGCAGAAGTTTCGTCTTTTATTCTTGCAAATATAAAAAAGTCTGCTGAAGATTATTTAGGTGAACCTATAAACGATGCAGTCATAACTGTTCCAGCTTATTTTAATGATAGTCAACGTCAAGCAACTAAAGACGCTGGGAAAATTGCTGGCTTTAATGTATTAAGAATTATAAATGAACCTACGGCAGCATCTCTTGCTTATGGCATGGACAAGAAAAAAGATGAAAAGATAGCTGTATTTGACCTTGGAGGAGGAACTTTTGATATTTCGATACTTGAAATAGGAGAAGGTGTATTCGAGGTAAAATCTACTAATGGAGATACTCATCTCGGTGGAGAAGATTTTGATTTTAGAATAATAGAACATATTGCAAATGAATTTAAAAAAGAAAGCGGCATTGATGTAAGAAATGATAAAATGGCTTTACAAAGGCTTAAAGAAGCTGCTGAAAAAGCAAAAATGGAATTGTCTTCATCAGTTGAAACAGAAATAAATCTTCCGTTTATAACTGCTGATGCAAGCGGGCCAAAGCATCTTAATATGAAGTTGACCCGTTCAAAACTTGAATCTTTAGTCGCTGCGCTTATTGATAAACTGGAAGCTCCATGTAGAATGGCATTAAAAGATGCTGGGCTTAATCCAAGTGCTATTGATGAAGTTGTACTTGTAGGTGGGATGACAAGAATGCCAGCTGTTCAAGATAGAGTAAAGAAAATTTTTGGTAAAGAGCCCCATAGAGGAGTAAATCCAGATGAAGTAGTTGCAGTTGGTGCTGCTATTCAAGGCGCTGTTTTAAAAGGAGAAGTTAAAGATGTTCTTTTACTTGATGTTACTCCTCTTTCTCTTGGAATTGAAACACTTGGCGGTGTTCTGACTAAGTTGATTGAAAAAAATACAACTATACCTACAAGAAAGAGTCAGATTTTTTCAACTGCTGCTGATAATCAAACTGCTGTTTCAATTCATGTATTACAAGGTGAAAGGGAAATGGCAAGTGACAATAAAACACTTGGAAGGTTTGAGCTTGTGGGAATACCTCCTGCTCCAAGGGGCGTTCCTCAAGTTGAAGTTGCTTTTGATATAGATGCAAACGGGATAGTTAATGTTTCAGCAAAAGACCTTGCTACAAATAGAGAACAGTCCATAAAAATTACTGCTTCAAGCGGATTGTCAAAGGAAGAAATAAATAAGCTTGTAAAAGAAGCAGAGCTTCATTCTGAAGATGATAAAAAGAAAAAAGAGCTTGTTGAAGCCCGTAATCATGCTGATTCTATGATTTACTCAACAGAAAAATCAATTAAGGAGATTGGCGATAAGGTTGATGCGGCAACAAAATCTAAAATTGAAAGCGTAATTGTAAATCTTAAAAAAGAAATGGAAGGAGATAATTCTCAAGAAATTAAAAAATTAACTGAAGAGCTTATGCAAGCTTCTCATAAAGTAGCTGAAACAATGT
- the dnaJ gene encoding molecular chaperone DnaJ, translated as MTAKRDYYEILGVNRNAKDDEIKSQYRKLALKYHPDRNPGDKEAEDNFKEAAEAYEVLRDANKRKVYDQFGHRGLEGSGFSGFSGFDDIFSTFGDIFENFFGFSTGGRGGSRYRTQKGNDLRYDLEISFMEAALGTETEINLDKMEVCKSCNGSGCESGTKKEICSYCKGSGQVSRNQGFFTIRTTCPNCHGQREIIAHPCSECRGAGKSAKRKKVAVKIPAGVDAGSKLRLTGEGEASFSGGEPGDLYIFLYVKPHDFFERHHNDIICKVKISFTQAILGDTIKIPTLYGEESIEIPKGTQYGDAIRLYEKGIPSLRDRKKGEQIVVIEVTIPKHISKKQESLLKEFERLESETFTDKIKNIFKGS; from the coding sequence ATGACTGCTAAAAGAGATTATTACGAAATATTAGGTGTAAATCGCAATGCTAAAGATGATGAGATTAAGTCTCAATACAGGAAATTAGCTTTAAAGTATCATCCTGATAGAAATCCAGGAGATAAAGAAGCGGAAGATAACTTTAAAGAAGCTGCAGAAGCCTATGAAGTCTTAAGAGATGCTAACAAAAGAAAGGTTTATGATCAATTTGGACATCGTGGTCTTGAAGGCTCTGGCTTTAGTGGATTTAGCGGGTTTGATGATATTTTTTCTACATTTGGAGACATATTTGAAAACTTCTTTGGATTTAGCACAGGTGGAAGAGGCGGCTCAAGGTATAGAACCCAAAAGGGCAATGATTTAAGATATGATTTAGAAATTAGTTTTATGGAAGCCGCATTGGGGACAGAAACTGAAATAAATCTTGATAAAATGGAAGTTTGCAAATCTTGTAATGGGTCTGGTTGTGAATCTGGAACTAAAAAAGAAATATGCTCTTATTGTAAAGGTTCAGGACAAGTTTCGAGGAATCAAGGTTTTTTTACAATTAGAACTACTTGTCCTAATTGTCATGGACAAAGGGAAATAATAGCCCACCCATGTTCAGAATGCAGGGGGGCCGGAAAATCCGCTAAAAGAAAAAAAGTAGCTGTAAAAATTCCAGCAGGAGTTGATGCTGGTTCGAAATTGAGACTTACGGGTGAAGGAGAAGCAAGTTTTTCAGGAGGAGAGCCTGGGGATTTATACATTTTTCTTTATGTTAAACCCCATGATTTTTTTGAAAGGCATCATAATGATATTATATGCAAAGTTAAAATTTCTTTTACCCAAGCCATATTAGGCGATACAATAAAAATACCAACTTTATATGGTGAAGAAAGCATTGAAATACCTAAAGGCACTCAATATGGAGATGCTATACGTTTATATGAAAAAGGAATACCTTCTTTAAGAGATAGAAAAAAAGGTGAACAAATAGTTGTAATAGAGGTTACAATTCCTAAGCATATTTCAAAAAAACAAGAATCCTTGTTAAAGGAATTTGAGCGTTTAGAGTCAGAAACATTTACAGATAAAATAAAAAATATTTTTAAAGGTTCTTAA